The DNA region GCAAGGTCGAGACCCGCGCCGTGACGGCCGACGAGGCCGACATGCGGCTCGACCGCTGGTTCAAGCGGCATTTTCCCGACGTGAACCACAGCTATCTGCAGAAGCTGCTGCGCACCGGTCAGGTCCGTGTCGACGGCAAGCGGGCGGAGACCTCCTCGCGCCTCGCCGCCGGGCAGAGCGTGCGCATTCCGCCGCTGGCAGCCTGGGCGGCCCCGGTCCGGGGCCCCAATCCGGCCGCCGGCAAGCCCAAGGCGATGTCGGACAAGCAGATCGCCGAGTTGCAGGCGCTGGTGCTCTTCCGCGACGCCGACGTCATCGCCATCAACAAGCCGGCCGGGCTGGCGGTCCAGGGCGGCACCGGCACGACGAAACATCTGGACGCCATGCTGGACGCCCTGCGTTTCGACGGCAAGGAGCGGCCGAAGCTTGTCCACCGGCTGGACAAGGACACCTCGGGCGTCCTGCTGCTGGCCCGCAACACATTCGCGGCCAGCAAGCTGACGGAGATGTTCCGCGGCAGCGCCGTGCGCAAGATCTATTGGGCCGCCACCGTCGGCGTGCCGAAGCCCTACCAGGGCAAGATCGATCTGGCGCTGGCCAAGGAAGGCGGCCCGCAAGGCGAGCGGGTGGCCGAGAACAAGGAAGAGGGCAAGCGCGCCGTCACCGTCTATTCGGTGCAGGAGAATGCCGGCAAGCAGGCCGCCTTCGTCGCCATGTGGCCGCTGACCGGGCGCACCCACCAGCTGCGCGTCCATATGGCCGCCGTCGGCACGCCGATCCTGGGCGACGGCAAATATGCCGGGCAGGGCGCCTTCCTGCCCGGTGCGGAGGTGACGAAGAAGCTGCATCTGCACGCCCGCCGGCTGGTCCTGCCGCACCCGCGCGGCGGCAAGACCATCGACGTCACCGCCCCGCTGCCCGACCACATGCAGGCGACGTGGAAATATCTCGGCTTCAGCCCGAACCTGCGCGACGACCCATTCGAGGATTTCGAGTGATGGCGCTCCCGTCGGGGTCTCCGCTCCGCCTCGCCCTGTTCGACTGCGACGGTACGCTGGTGGACAGCCAGTTCGCCATCATCGACGCCATGAACCGGGCCTGGGCCGAACATGGGCTGGGCGAGCCCGACCCGGCGGAGGTTCGCCGCATGGTCGGGCTGTCGCTGGTCGAGGCGGTGGCGCTTCTGCTGCCGGTGCTGGACGCCGACGCCCATGTCGCGGTGGCGGAGAGCTACAAGCGGGCCTTCGCCGCCGCCCGCGGGCGCGGCGAGGTGGACGAACCGCTGTTTCCCGGCATCCTCGACACGCTGGCGGCGCTGGAGGCGGCGGGCGTGCTGCTGGGGGTGGCGACCGGCAAGTCGCGGCGCGGACTGGACGCGGTGCTGAAGGGCCACGGGCTGACCGGGCGTTTCGCGACCCTGCAGACCGCCGACGTCGGTCCGGGCAAGCCGAACCCGCACATGGTC from Azospirillum thiophilum includes:
- a CDS encoding HAD-IA family hydrolase — translated: MALPSGSPLRLALFDCDGTLVDSQFAIIDAMNRAWAEHGLGEPDPAEVRRMVGLSLVEAVALLLPVLDADAHVAVAESYKRAFAAARGRGEVDEPLFPGILDTLAALEAAGVLLGVATGKSRRGLDAVLKGHGLTGRFATLQTADVGPGKPNPHMVQRALAETGAEAAGTVVIGDTTYDIQMARNARVRSVGVSWGYHAVPELERAGADRIVHRGREVAGAVLELLEG
- a CDS encoding RluA family pseudouridine synthase, with translation MTDSRDPAANSDNDDFDTDAADSAAKSGDSKVETRAVTADEADMRLDRWFKRHFPDVNHSYLQKLLRTGQVRVDGKRAETSSRLAAGQSVRIPPLAAWAAPVRGPNPAAGKPKAMSDKQIAELQALVLFRDADVIAINKPAGLAVQGGTGTTKHLDAMLDALRFDGKERPKLVHRLDKDTSGVLLLARNTFAASKLTEMFRGSAVRKIYWAATVGVPKPYQGKIDLALAKEGGPQGERVAENKEEGKRAVTVYSVQENAGKQAAFVAMWPLTGRTHQLRVHMAAVGTPILGDGKYAGQGAFLPGAEVTKKLHLHARRLVLPHPRGGKTIDVTAPLPDHMQATWKYLGFSPNLRDDPFEDFE